A DNA window from Niabella yanshanensis contains the following coding sequences:
- a CDS encoding Crp/Fnr family transcriptional regulator: MEILKAVYQHPLLSESDFQQIANAHELMEVPRGTLLLKEGKIANEYYVLQSGVARAYVYDYNNDEISTEFFTEGEIVISTASLFQRIPSPENIQTVTDCVMLKIEFGAFQALFSTIPAYVDWGRLWFTSQLFAIKQRSLDMVQETATNRYLKLLKAKPQIIQNVPLKQIASYLGVTDTSLSRIRKEVATYPAG, from the coding sequence ATGGAAATTTTAAAAGCGGTTTACCAGCACCCTCTTTTGTCAGAGAGCGATTTTCAACAAATTGCCAATGCTCATGAGTTGATGGAAGTGCCCAGGGGAACGCTGCTTTTGAAGGAAGGAAAAATTGCCAATGAATACTACGTTCTGCAAAGCGGAGTGGCCAGAGCGTATGTTTACGATTATAATAACGACGAGATCAGCACTGAATTTTTTACGGAGGGAGAGATCGTAATTTCTACTGCGTCTTTGTTTCAACGTATCCCTTCTCCTGAGAATATACAAACTGTTACGGACTGTGTTATGTTGAAAATTGAATTTGGAGCTTTCCAGGCGCTGTTCAGTACGATACCCGCTTATGTAGACTGGGGACGTCTTTGGTTTACCAGCCAGCTTTTTGCAATTAAACAAAGGTCGCTCGACATGGTACAGGAAACCGCTACTAATCGCTATCTGAAGCTATTGAAAGCAAAGCCACAGATCATACAGAATGTACCCTTAAAACAAATAGCTTCTTACCTGGGGGTTACCGATACTTCGTTAAGCAGGATCAGGAAAGAAGTAGCTACCTACCCTGCGGGGTAA
- the ispG gene encoding (E)-4-hydroxy-3-methylbut-2-enyl-diphosphate synthase gives MELFAESLTQYKRLLTKEVKIGDLLLGNNHPVRVQTMTTTDTMDTIATVEQTIRCIEAGAELVRITAPSKKEAENLLNIKNELKKRGYTTPLVADIHFTPNAAEVAARIIEKVRVNPGNYVDKKKFEQIEYTDAEYAEEIDRIRDRFTPLVKICKEYGTAMRIGTNHGSLSDRIMSRYGDTPIGMVESAMEFLRIARSESYHQIILSMKASNPQVMVQAYRLLIKTMQDEFGEIYPLHLGVTEAGDGEEGRIKSAVGIGTLMEDGIGDTIRVSLTEDPELEIPVCRDIVKRYENKVDKSTGLNVDKENIPAPVNLSTYNPFNFKRHRTVAVNNIGGGQVPVVIADLSKVAHITPASLKGIGYIYNEADDKWNIADAAADYIYINQPDIGFALPGTLKVITPYEHWKNAPDANKYFPIYCAEHFAAIEQTDSAINFVMIDCPQEEQYLQRAAQKQNVVLCLSSTQKNAMQTVRATCIKLQQEHITAPIVLITDSNWSTADEHLIHYATETGALFLDGFGDGICLGMTANAYTQAATLNASGRNYLNNQSPEQFVNNTAFSILQATRMRISKTEYISCPSCGRTLFDLQETTTKIRSVTNHLKGVKIAIMGCIVNGPGEMADADFGYVGSGPGKITLYRGKEVVKRNVNSEVAVDELINLLKENEAWVEP, from the coding sequence ATGGAATTATTTGCGGAATCATTGACTCAATATAAAAGACTGTTAACCAAAGAGGTAAAAATAGGCGACTTGCTCCTGGGCAATAATCATCCGGTCAGGGTACAAACCATGACCACCACGGATACCATGGATACGATTGCCACAGTAGAGCAAACGATCCGTTGTATTGAGGCAGGTGCAGAATTGGTAAGGATTACGGCGCCTTCAAAAAAAGAAGCAGAGAACCTGCTGAATATCAAAAACGAGCTGAAAAAAAGAGGCTATACCACTCCCCTGGTGGCCGATATACATTTTACCCCCAATGCTGCTGAAGTAGCCGCCCGCATCATCGAAAAAGTAAGGGTTAACCCCGGGAATTATGTTGATAAGAAAAAATTTGAACAGATAGAATATACTGATGCGGAATATGCAGAGGAAATAGACCGTATCCGCGATCGTTTTACACCATTAGTGAAGATCTGTAAAGAATACGGAACGGCCATGCGTATCGGTACTAATCATGGCAGTTTGAGTGATCGCATTATGAGCCGGTACGGCGATACGCCTATTGGTATGGTGGAAAGCGCTATGGAATTTTTACGCATTGCCAGAAGCGAAAGCTATCACCAGATTATCTTAAGCATGAAAGCCAGTAATCCACAGGTGATGGTGCAGGCTTACCGCCTGCTGATCAAAACCATGCAGGATGAGTTTGGTGAAATATATCCTTTACACCTGGGTGTTACCGAAGCCGGTGATGGCGAGGAAGGCCGTATTAAATCTGCTGTAGGTATTGGTACCCTAATGGAAGACGGCATCGGCGACACCATCCGTGTTTCGCTTACCGAAGATCCCGAGCTGGAAATACCGGTTTGCAGGGATATTGTGAAGCGGTATGAAAACAAAGTTGATAAGTCAACTGGTTTAAATGTTGACAAGGAAAACATTCCCGCACCGGTCAATCTGTCTACTTACAATCCGTTTAATTTTAAAAGACATCGAACAGTGGCCGTTAATAATATTGGTGGAGGCCAGGTTCCTGTGGTGATTGCAGACCTTAGTAAAGTAGCCCATATAACACCAGCTTCGCTTAAAGGTATTGGCTACATCTATAATGAAGCAGACGATAAATGGAATATAGCGGATGCGGCAGCTGATTATATATATATCAATCAACCGGATATTGGCTTTGCATTGCCGGGTACATTAAAAGTGATCACCCCATATGAGCATTGGAAAAATGCGCCGGATGCCAACAAATACTTTCCTATTTATTGTGCCGAACATTTTGCAGCAATAGAGCAAACTGATAGCGCTATTAATTTTGTGATGATCGATTGTCCGCAGGAAGAACAGTACCTGCAGCGGGCCGCACAAAAACAAAATGTTGTTTTGTGCCTGAGCAGCACTCAAAAAAATGCCATGCAAACGGTGAGAGCTACCTGCATCAAACTGCAGCAGGAGCATATAACCGCTCCCATTGTATTGATAACCGATAGTAACTGGAGCACAGCAGACGAGCATCTCATTCATTACGCTACAGAAACCGGAGCCTTGTTCCTGGATGGATTCGGTGATGGCATTTGCCTGGGTATGACAGCAAATGCTTACACACAAGCAGCCACATTAAATGCATCAGGAAGAAATTACCTCAATAATCAATCACCCGAACAGTTCGTTAATAACACGGCTTTCAGCATATTGCAGGCAACGCGTATGCGTATTTCAAAAACAGAATATATTTCCTGCCCCTCCTGTGGTCGTACTTTATTTGACTTACAGGAAACCACTACCAAAATACGCTCGGTAACCAACCATCTCAAAGGCGTTAAAATAGCCATTATGGGTTGTATTGTAAACGGACCAGGCGAAATGGCAGATGCCGATTTTGGTTATGTAGGAAGTGGTCCGGGAAAAATTACGCTTTACAGGGGTAAGGAGGTTGTTAAAAGAAACGTTAACAGTGAGGTTGCCGTAGATGAATTGATTAATTTATTAAAAGAAAACGAAGCTTGGGTAGAACCATAG
- a CDS encoding lysoplasmalogenase, with amino-acid sequence MKPAYIFGIIAIVYFLGMAFGQDTLQFIFKPLLVSSLLYYFVLSTRLVASALKKWIVAALIFSIAGDTLLMFANASELFFILGLCAFLAGHLFYIYTFHQIRTRHQIAGKWYAAIIVAIYYFLIINFLLPYLGGLKYPVIIYGLVISFMLLVAMHLHDLKDNLTARYLLTGAILFVVSDSVLAINKFYQPYPWGGWAIMITYVLAQWLLVKGLTRYINTTAI; translated from the coding sequence ATGAAACCTGCTTATATTTTTGGTATCATAGCTATTGTTTACTTCCTGGGTATGGCTTTTGGACAAGACACCCTGCAGTTTATCTTTAAACCCTTATTGGTAAGCTCCTTACTTTATTATTTTGTCTTAAGTACCAGGCTGGTAGCTTCTGCCCTGAAAAAATGGATAGTAGCAGCATTAATATTTTCTATCGCCGGCGACACCCTGCTGATGTTTGCCAATGCCAGTGAACTATTTTTTATCCTGGGGCTTTGCGCTTTCCTCGCAGGCCATCTTTTCTACATCTATACGTTTCATCAAATACGTACAAGGCATCAAATTGCAGGCAAGTGGTATGCCGCCATCATCGTAGCCATTTATTATTTCCTGATCATTAACTTTCTACTACCCTACCTGGGTGGCTTGAAGTACCCGGTCATTATTTATGGTTTAGTGATCAGTTTTATGCTGCTGGTAGCTATGCATCTTCACGACCTAAAGGACAATCTTACTGCACGATATTTATTAACAGGAGCCATTCTCTTTGTGGTATCTGACTCTGTATTGGCTATTAATAAATTTTACCAACCTTATCCCTGGGGTGGATGGGCTATCATGATTACGTATGTGTTAGCTCAATGGTTATTGGTAAAAGGTCTTACCAGGTATATTAATACTACTGCCATTTAA
- a CDS encoding class I SAM-dependent methyltransferase — MMSLPQKLETYFLNDQRLEIYVPEEQALLNRYRNNKDDAYWARVWPASIGLCIFLEQHVRLIRNKQILELAAGLGLPGLYAASFAKQITITDKEPLAEIFIKQSAQHLKLGNVITKTLNWRDATKEPIPEVVLLSDVNYEPAVFEELKQVLQCYLERQVTVIISTPERLVGKPFIMELLPYSSLQWNCTVLLNDKETGVSVFVLN, encoded by the coding sequence ATGATGTCACTACCTCAAAAGCTCGAAACATATTTTTTAAATGATCAGCGCCTGGAAATATATGTGCCGGAGGAGCAAGCCCTATTGAACAGGTATCGAAACAATAAAGACGATGCCTATTGGGCACGGGTATGGCCGGCTTCTATTGGCCTTTGTATTTTCCTGGAGCAACATGTTCGTCTTATCCGCAACAAACAAATACTGGAACTGGCGGCCGGACTGGGCTTGCCGGGATTATATGCCGCATCCTTTGCAAAGCAAATAACCATTACGGATAAAGAGCCGCTAGCCGAAATATTTATAAAACAGTCCGCACAGCATCTTAAGTTAGGAAACGTCATAACAAAAACCCTGAACTGGAGAGATGCTACCAAAGAACCCATTCCTGAAGTGGTATTGCTAAGCGATGTCAATTATGAACCTGCTGTATTTGAAGAATTGAAACAAGTACTCCAATGCTACCTTGAACGCCAGGTAACCGTTATTATCAGTACTCCCGAACGCCTGGTAGGTAAACCATTTATTATGGAGCTACTCCCTTACAGTTCCTTGCAATGGAATTGTACGGTTTTGTTAAATGACAAAGAAACAGGTGTTAGCGTTTTTGTGTTAAACTAA
- the nadB gene encoding L-aspartate oxidase — MQQVDFLVIGTGIAGLTYAYKMAEKYPEKKVLVITKAAADETNTKYAQGGVAVVNDLEKDSFEKHIEDTLIAGDGLCNEKIVEIVVKDGPERVQELIELGANFDKESDGDYKLGKEGGHSEFRIIHHKDITGWEMERTLLEAVARLKNIEIIKHCFVVDIITQHHLGYLITKSTPDIECYGVYALNLHTNEIETILAKTTYLSSGGNGQVYRTTTNPAIATGDGVAMVYRAKGRIENMEFIQFHPTALYEPGLRGQAFLITEAVRGDGGILRNKDGEAFMERYDERRDLAPRDIVARAIDNEMKTTGTEHVWLDCRHFDTAKFVEHFPNIYEKCKSAGIDISNDMIPVAPAAHYSCGGIKVDEWGQTSIRNLYAVGECSSTGLHGANRLASNSLLEAMVFAHRCFVHVSQKVDNNDLPEHPTFKLNIPAWNALGTSTPKELILITQSLKEIQQVMSDYVGIVRNNIRLQRAIRRIDLLWEETEQLYKTSTLSPNILELRNLITVGYLIVKGSSFRKESRGLNYNTDYPQKSELLQNIVL; from the coding sequence ATGCAACAAGTAGATTTTTTAGTAATCGGAACGGGTATAGCGGGTCTTACTTATGCCTACAAAATGGCTGAAAAATATCCCGAAAAAAAAGTATTGGTAATCACAAAGGCTGCGGCCGATGAGACCAATACCAAGTATGCACAAGGCGGTGTGGCCGTAGTGAACGACCTGGAAAAAGATAGTTTTGAAAAACATATAGAAGACACGTTGATTGCCGGGGACGGCCTGTGCAATGAAAAAATAGTTGAAATTGTGGTGAAGGACGGCCCTGAAAGAGTACAGGAACTAATTGAATTGGGCGCGAATTTCGACAAGGAATCGGATGGTGATTATAAACTGGGTAAAGAAGGAGGGCATAGTGAGTTTCGTATTATTCACCACAAGGATATTACAGGCTGGGAAATGGAACGCACTTTGCTGGAAGCCGTTGCCCGCTTAAAAAATATTGAAATTATTAAGCATTGCTTTGTAGTGGATATCATTACGCAGCACCACCTGGGATACCTTATCACCAAATCTACCCCCGATATTGAATGTTATGGCGTGTATGCACTTAACCTGCATACCAACGAGATAGAAACCATTCTGGCTAAAACCACCTACCTGTCAAGCGGCGGCAACGGGCAGGTATACCGTACCACCACTAACCCTGCCATTGCTACCGGCGATGGAGTAGCGATGGTATACAGGGCTAAGGGCCGGATTGAGAATATGGAGTTTATACAGTTCCATCCTACCGCCTTGTATGAACCGGGACTGAGAGGCCAGGCTTTTTTGATAACCGAAGCGGTGCGTGGTGATGGGGGTATACTTCGCAATAAAGACGGTGAGGCTTTTATGGAGCGTTATGATGAGCGCAGGGACCTGGCGCCCCGCGACATTGTAGCACGCGCCATCGACAACGAAATGAAAACCACCGGTACCGAACATGTTTGGCTGGATTGCCGGCATTTTGATACCGCCAAATTCGTTGAGCATTTTCCGAATATTTATGAAAAATGCAAAAGCGCAGGTATCGACATTTCAAACGATATGATTCCGGTAGCGCCTGCTGCTCATTACAGTTGCGGCGGTATTAAAGTAGATGAATGGGGACAAACCTCTATCAGGAACCTTTATGCTGTAGGTGAATGCAGCAGTACCGGCTTACATGGCGCTAACCGGTTAGCCAGCAACTCCCTGCTGGAGGCAATGGTATTTGCGCACCGTTGCTTTGTGCACGTTTCGCAAAAGGTAGACAATAACGACCTGCCTGAACATCCCACTTTCAAGCTGAATATACCGGCATGGAACGCTTTGGGCACCAGCACACCAAAGGAATTAATTTTGATTACGCAAAGTCTTAAAGAAATTCAGCAGGTGATGAGCGACTATGTGGGTATTGTGCGCAATAATATAAGGCTGCAAAGGGCCATCAGGCGTATCGACCTGCTTTGGGAAGAAACGGAGCAGCTCTATAAAACCAGTACGCTTTCGCCAAATATTTTGGAACTTCGCAACCTGATAACAGTTGGCTACCTGATTGTAAAAGGTTCCAGTTTCCGCAAAGAAAGCCGGGGACTCAATTATAATACGGATTATCCGCAGAAGAGCGAGCTGCTTCAAAATATTGTTTTATAA
- a CDS encoding lysophospholipid acyltransferase family protein has product MYYIVYGFLYFCSLLPLRVLYWISDFFYFLIYYVIGYRKEVVMHNLEIAFPQKTVKERTRIAKNFYHKFIDSMIETIKLLSAPDSFFEKRFTGNWEVINKYYAEGRSVQLHLGHNFNWEWGNVSLLMHSRYKFLGVYMPLANKTFNRIFKKIRSRSGTVLLSAHHMTREFLPHRNTQYCLGLVADQSPSNLAKSEWFNFFDRKTAFIMGPAKNAVKNNTVVIFAFISRPKRGYYNVTFSLAEESPKAENEIALTHQFVNYLEAVIKADPDMWLWSHRRWKHEWKEEYGPAIQ; this is encoded by the coding sequence ATGTATTATATCGTTTACGGTTTTTTATATTTCTGTTCTTTATTACCGCTGAGAGTACTTTACTGGATCTCCGATTTTTTTTATTTTCTTATATACTATGTAATTGGTTATCGCAAAGAAGTGGTGATGCACAATCTTGAGATTGCCTTCCCACAAAAAACGGTTAAAGAAAGAACAAGGATAGCGAAGAATTTCTACCATAAATTCATCGATTCGATGATTGAAACGATTAAGCTATTATCGGCGCCCGACTCTTTTTTTGAAAAACGTTTTACGGGTAACTGGGAAGTGATCAATAAATATTATGCGGAAGGCCGTTCTGTACAGCTACACCTGGGACATAATTTTAACTGGGAATGGGGCAACGTATCATTGCTGATGCATAGCCGGTACAAATTTCTGGGAGTTTATATGCCGCTTGCTAATAAAACTTTCAATAGAATCTTTAAAAAAATACGTTCGAGAAGCGGCACGGTACTTTTAAGCGCTCATCACATGACGCGTGAATTCCTGCCTCACAGGAATACTCAGTATTGCCTGGGCCTGGTAGCCGATCAAAGTCCTTCCAACCTGGCAAAATCAGAGTGGTTCAACTTTTTTGACCGGAAAACAGCGTTTATTATGGGTCCGGCCAAAAATGCAGTGAAAAATAACACCGTTGTGATTTTTGCTTTTATAAGCCGCCCGAAAAGAGGTTATTACAACGTAACGTTTTCATTAGCAGAAGAATCTCCAAAAGCAGAAAATGAAATTGCACTCACGCACCAGTTCGTCAACTACCTCGAAGCTGTGATCAAAGCCGACCCGGATATGTGGTTGTGGAGTCACCGAAGATGGAAACATGAGTGGAAGGAAGAATATGGGCCGGCGATTCAATAA
- the fsa gene encoding fructose-6-phosphate aldolase codes for MKFFIDTANLDQIREANDMGILDGVTTNPSLMAKEGIKGHDAIMKHYVDICEIVDGDISAEVVSTDFEGIIEEGKKLAALHKNIIVKVPMIKEGVKAIKWFTDNGIKTNCTLVFSAGQAILAAKAGAKYVSPFIGRIDDSGWDGVQLIEQIAHIYNVQGFKTEVLAASIRSANHIIRCAEVGADVCTCPLEPILALLKHPLTDIGLAKFLEDAKKFQ; via the coding sequence ATGAAATTTTTTATCGACACCGCGAATCTTGATCAGATCAGGGAAGCCAATGACATGGGAATTCTGGATGGGGTTACGACCAACCCTTCTTTAATGGCCAAAGAAGGCATTAAAGGCCATGATGCCATTATGAAGCATTATGTTGATATATGCGAAATTGTAGACGGCGACATCAGCGCCGAAGTAGTAAGCACCGATTTTGAAGGTATTATCGAAGAAGGCAAAAAGCTGGCTGCACTGCATAAGAATATCATCGTAAAAGTGCCTATGATCAAAGAGGGCGTGAAAGCCATTAAATGGTTTACAGACAATGGTATTAAAACCAATTGCACTCTGGTATTCAGTGCCGGTCAGGCAATTTTGGCCGCCAAAGCCGGAGCCAAATACGTATCTCCTTTTATTGGCCGTATTGATGACAGCGGTTGGGACGGTGTACAACTGATTGAGCAAATTGCCCATATCTACAATGTACAGGGATTTAAAACCGAAGTATTGGCGGCTTCTATCCGCAGCGCCAATCATATCATCCGTTGTGCCGAAGTAGGCGCCGATGTATGTACCTGCCCGTTAGAACCCATCCTGGCATTGTTAAAACATCCTTTGACAGATATCGGTCTGGCGAAATTTTTAGAAGACGCTAAGAAGTTTCAGTAA